From a region of the Dyella jiangningensis genome:
- a CDS encoding paraquat-inducible protein A gives MTMPAQGVKTGIAPPTLWICEHCDTVYRRRELACGEVARCVRCDAILARHHSLSVNAILALVVTAMIAFIQANIWPIVTLGLNGTLISTTLWGCIVMMWREHAQVVAVLAAATLFFFPIVKMVLLGWVSLYARSGRRAPGFRWAMVTLYRIGPWTMSEVFVLGALVAIVKAHMYFDVIPNPGIFAYGVLMLIITAFSSIDVRRLWDVTEETPA, from the coding sequence ATGACCATGCCCGCGCAAGGCGTCAAAACCGGCATCGCCCCACCCACGCTGTGGATCTGCGAGCACTGCGATACCGTCTACCGCAGGCGCGAACTCGCGTGCGGCGAGGTGGCGCGCTGCGTGCGTTGCGACGCCATCCTGGCGCGCCATCACAGCCTGTCGGTCAACGCCATCCTGGCGCTGGTGGTGACGGCCATGATCGCCTTCATCCAGGCCAACATCTGGCCCATCGTCACTCTGGGCCTCAACGGGACGCTGATCAGCACCACCTTGTGGGGCTGCATCGTGATGATGTGGCGCGAACATGCGCAGGTGGTGGCCGTGCTGGCGGCCGCCACGCTGTTCTTCTTCCCCATCGTCAAGATGGTGCTGTTGGGTTGGGTGTCGCTGTACGCGCGATCCGGGCGGCGCGCACCTGGATTCCGCTGGGCCATGGTGACGCTGTATCGCATCGGGCCGTGGACCATGAGCGAGGTGTTCGTGCTCGGCGCATTGGTGGCCATCGTCAAGGCCCACATGTATTTCGATGTGATCCCGAATCCGGGCATCTTCGCCTATGGCGTGCTGATGCTGATCATTACCGCCTTCTCGAGCATCGACGTGCGACGCCTGTGGGACGTCACCGAGGAAACTCCAGCGTGA
- the trxA gene encoding thioredoxin, protein MSATTADTHVFDVREDNFEAEVLQASLTTPILVDFWATWCGPCKTLGPMLEKLAGEFNGAFRLAKVDVDKSQQLAGMFGIRSIPTVMLVKDGQIVDGFAGALPEGQLREFLLRHVQPQDGEAANDDGETAVQETPEEAISRIQQAIAAEPERTELKLDLALALMWAGNVESAEAELAALPANLATDPRAVRLRSQLDLARALKGAPSMAELQQRIQANAADWEARDLLGVRLLLDGDAEAGLDQFLATLEKARDWNDGQAKKRLLAAFSTLDDAELVGRYRRRMASLLF, encoded by the coding sequence GTGAGTGCCACGACCGCCGATACGCATGTCTTCGACGTGCGCGAGGACAACTTCGAAGCCGAGGTGCTGCAGGCCTCGCTGACCACGCCCATCCTGGTGGACTTCTGGGCGACCTGGTGTGGCCCGTGCAAGACCCTCGGCCCGATGCTCGAAAAGCTGGCTGGCGAATTCAACGGCGCCTTCCGCCTGGCCAAGGTCGACGTGGACAAGTCCCAGCAACTGGCCGGCATGTTCGGCATCCGCAGCATTCCCACCGTGATGCTGGTGAAGGACGGTCAGATCGTCGACGGCTTCGCCGGCGCCCTGCCCGAGGGCCAGCTCCGCGAGTTCCTGCTGCGCCATGTGCAGCCCCAGGACGGTGAAGCCGCCAACGACGACGGCGAAACGGCCGTGCAGGAGACGCCCGAGGAAGCCATCAGCCGCATCCAGCAGGCAATCGCCGCAGAGCCCGAGCGGACCGAGCTGAAGCTCGATCTCGCCCTGGCGCTGATGTGGGCCGGCAATGTGGAGTCGGCGGAAGCCGAGCTCGCCGCCCTTCCCGCCAACCTGGCCACCGACCCGCGCGCCGTGCGCCTGCGCAGCCAGCTCGACCTGGCGCGTGCGCTCAAGGGAGCGCCATCCATGGCCGAACTGCAGCAGCGCATCCAGGCCAACGCGGCCGACTGGGAAGCACGCGACCTGCTCGGTGTGCGCCTGTTGCTGGACGGCGATGCCGAGGCCGGACTGGACCAGTTCCTCGCCACGCTGGAAAAGGCCCGCGACTGGAACGACGGCCAGGCGAAGAAGCGCCTGCTGGCCGCCTTCTCCACGCTGGATGACGCGGAACTCGTCGGCCGCTACCGCCGGCGGATGGCGTCGTTGCTGTTCTGA
- a CDS encoding alpha/beta hydrolase family protein — protein sequence MKKLLRRAVVCALCLLSGQALAGSVPFADLARHMQYDKVKISPDGRYLAATTVVNGKPMLALVDLVKQKGNMVRPREGNQVVDLWWANDHRVLYTEGTKVAGWDRPFSTGEIFAINGDGSGSELLFGYRAGGPVKATHIQQREPERATGEIIDTLRNDEDHVLIGVTPWNSGADGDFTKVYMMDVRDGSKHPIATAPVRNAEFVTDNKGVVRFAFGWDSRAHLQVFYRDGDGKPWTLLFQGTDEKDVPVPYTFSRDDSHVYMSCTVPGAASALCQWDVATQAMLEKPVWSSAVAGLDGLVYSLDGLDVVGVNSMPAMPTTEAIVAGSDTMKAIVGMSKQFPGESVRIVSSTDDGSKAVALASSDMDPGTFYLWDAATGNASVLLQRAPWIKPDLMASMEPVEFKARDGLTLHGYLSTPPGKEKSKHQPLVVYVHGGPFGVRDEWAYDPYVQALATHGYAVLQVNYRGSSGYGRAFVKAGYGEWGGKMQDDLTDATHWAIQQGITDAGRICIYGGSYGGYAALEGAVKEPDLYRCAIGYVGVYDLPLMYSKGDISDQVAGKSFLRYSLGSDATTLAARSPVNQLDSLKANVMLIVGGQDTRVPPQHGESLHAALQKRGIAHEWLYKSDEGHGFYDEKNQAELFERVTQFLDRNLGGQSAGAGSP from the coding sequence ATGAAGAAGCTGCTCAGGCGCGCAGTGGTCTGCGCGCTTTGTCTGTTGTCGGGCCAGGCGCTCGCGGGAAGCGTGCCGTTCGCCGATCTCGCGCGTCACATGCAGTACGACAAGGTAAAGATCTCGCCCGATGGGCGTTACCTTGCCGCCACCACGGTGGTCAACGGCAAGCCCATGCTGGCGCTGGTGGACCTGGTCAAGCAGAAAGGCAACATGGTCCGGCCGCGCGAAGGCAACCAGGTGGTTGATCTGTGGTGGGCCAACGATCATCGCGTGCTCTACACCGAAGGCACCAAGGTGGCTGGCTGGGATCGCCCGTTCTCCACAGGCGAAATCTTCGCGATCAACGGCGACGGCTCGGGGTCGGAACTGTTGTTCGGCTACCGCGCAGGCGGTCCGGTCAAGGCGACGCATATCCAGCAGCGCGAACCGGAGCGAGCTACCGGTGAAATCATCGATACCCTGCGCAACGACGAAGATCACGTGCTGATCGGTGTCACGCCGTGGAACAGTGGTGCGGACGGCGATTTCACCAAGGTCTACATGATGGACGTGCGCGACGGCAGCAAGCATCCGATTGCGACCGCTCCCGTGCGCAACGCGGAGTTTGTCACCGACAACAAGGGCGTGGTGCGGTTTGCTTTTGGTTGGGACAGCCGCGCCCACTTGCAGGTGTTTTACCGCGATGGCGATGGCAAGCCGTGGACGCTGCTGTTCCAGGGCACCGATGAAAAAGACGTGCCGGTGCCCTATACGTTCAGCCGGGACGACAGCCACGTATACATGTCCTGCACCGTGCCCGGTGCGGCCAGCGCCTTGTGCCAGTGGGACGTGGCGACGCAGGCCATGCTGGAAAAACCCGTTTGGAGCAGTGCCGTTGCGGGGTTGGACGGCCTCGTCTACAGCCTGGATGGGCTGGACGTCGTCGGCGTGAACTCGATGCCGGCGATGCCGACCACCGAGGCGATCGTCGCCGGGTCTGACACGATGAAGGCAATCGTTGGCATGTCCAAGCAGTTTCCGGGCGAGAGCGTGCGCATCGTTTCGAGCACGGACGACGGCAGCAAAGCGGTGGCGTTGGCATCGTCGGACATGGATCCCGGTACGTTCTACCTGTGGGACGCGGCAACAGGCAACGCGTCGGTATTGCTGCAGCGAGCGCCATGGATCAAGCCGGACCTGATGGCCTCCATGGAGCCCGTGGAGTTCAAGGCGCGCGATGGCCTTACGCTGCATGGCTACCTGAGCACGCCACCGGGCAAGGAGAAGTCCAAGCATCAGCCACTGGTGGTCTATGTGCACGGCGGTCCCTTCGGCGTGCGCGATGAATGGGCTTACGACCCCTATGTCCAGGCGCTCGCCACGCATGGCTACGCCGTGCTGCAAGTGAACTATCGTGGCTCCAGCGGCTACGGTCGCGCATTCGTGAAAGCAGGTTATGGCGAATGGGGTGGCAAGATGCAGGATGACCTGACCGACGCCACGCATTGGGCCATCCAGCAGGGCATCACGGATGCGGGGCGCATCTGCATCTACGGCGGCAGCTATGGTGGCTATGCTGCGCTCGAAGGAGCCGTGAAGGAACCGGACCTCTATCGCTGCGCCATCGGCTATGTCGGCGTCTACGACCTGCCCCTGATGTATTCCAAGGGTGACATTTCGGATCAGGTTGCGGGCAAGAGCTTTCTGCGCTACTCACTGGGCAGCGACGCGACCACGCTGGCTGCGCGTTCGCCCGTCAACCAGCTCGACAGCCTCAAGGCCAACGTGATGCTGATTGTAGGTGGCCAGGACACCCGCGTGCCGCCGCAGCATGGCGAGAGCCTGCACGCGGCGCTGCAGAAGCGCGGCATTGCCCACGAGTGGCTGTACAAGTCAGACGAAGGCCATGGCTTCTATGACGAGAAGAACCAGGCCGAACTGTTCGAACGGGTGACCCAGTTCCTCGATCGCAACCTGGGCGGCCAGTCTGCGGGTGCGGGCTCGCCTTGA
- the acnD gene encoding Fe/S-dependent 2-methylisocitrate dehydratase AcnD, which translates to MNNTYRQSLPGTSLDYFDARAAVEAIQPGAYDALPYTSRVLAENLVRRCDPAMLADSLKQIVERKRERDFPWFPARVVCHDILGQTALVDLAGLRDAIAERGGDPAKVNPVVPVQLIVDHSLAVECGGFDPDAFAKNRAIEDRRNEDRFHFINWTKKAFENVDVIPPGNGIMHQINLEKMSPVIQVQDGVAYPDTCVGTDSHTPHVDALGVIAIGVGGLEAENVMLGRASWMRLPDIVGVELTGKRQPGITATDIVLALTEFLRKEKVVGAYLEFRGAGASSLTLGDRATISNMAPEYGATAAMFFIDGQTLDYLRLTGRSDEQVKLVETYAKAAGLWADTLDAAQYERTLTFDLSSVVRNMAGPSNPHKRLPTSDLAARGIAGEWKEQPGQMPDGAVIIAAITSCTNTSNPRNVIAAALLARNANARGLTRKPWVKSSLAPGSKAVELYLEEANLLPELEKLGFGIVAFACTTCNGMSGALDPKIQQEIVERDLYATAVLSGNRNFDGRIHPYAKQAFLASPPLVVAYAIAGTIRFDIEQDVLGHDPDGKPVTLKDIWPSDEEIDAIVASSVKPEQFRKVYEPMFARAGHTGNRAAPLYDWRAQSTYIRRPPYWEGALAGERTLKGMRPLAVLGDNITTDHLSPSNAILPDSAAGEYLAKMGLPEEDFNSYATHRGDHLTAQRATFANPTLINEMAVVDGEVKKGSLARVEPEGKVMRMWEAIETYMDRKQPLIVIAGADYGQGSSRDWAAKGVRLAGVEAIVAEGFERIHRTNLIGMGVLPLEFKPGTNRKTLGIDGTETFDVIGERTPRADLTLVIHRRNGERVEVPVTCRLDTAEEVSIYEAGGVLQRFAQDFIEASQAA; encoded by the coding sequence ATGAACAACACCTACCGCCAATCCCTTCCCGGCACGTCGCTGGATTATTTCGATGCGCGCGCCGCCGTGGAGGCGATCCAGCCGGGTGCCTATGACGCGCTGCCGTACACCTCGCGCGTGCTCGCCGAGAACCTCGTGCGCCGCTGCGATCCGGCGATGCTCGCCGATTCGCTGAAGCAGATCGTCGAGCGCAAGCGCGAGCGCGATTTTCCGTGGTTCCCGGCGCGCGTCGTGTGTCACGACATCCTCGGCCAGACCGCGCTCGTCGACCTCGCCGGCCTGCGCGACGCAATCGCGGAGCGCGGCGGCGATCCGGCCAAGGTGAACCCGGTCGTGCCGGTGCAGCTGATCGTCGATCACTCGCTCGCGGTGGAGTGCGGCGGCTTCGATCCGGATGCGTTCGCGAAGAACCGCGCGATCGAAGATCGCCGCAACGAAGACCGCTTCCACTTCATCAACTGGACGAAGAAGGCGTTCGAGAACGTCGACGTGATTCCGCCGGGCAACGGCATCATGCATCAGATCAATCTGGAGAAGATGTCGCCGGTGATCCAGGTGCAGGACGGCGTCGCCTATCCGGACACCTGCGTCGGCACCGACAGCCACACGCCGCACGTCGATGCGCTCGGCGTGATCGCGATCGGCGTCGGCGGCCTGGAGGCGGAGAACGTGATGCTCGGCCGCGCATCGTGGATGCGCCTGCCCGACATCGTCGGCGTCGAGCTGACCGGCAAGCGCCAGCCCGGCATCACCGCGACCGACATCGTGCTCGCGCTGACCGAATTCCTGCGCAAGGAGAAGGTGGTCGGCGCGTATCTGGAATTCCGCGGCGCAGGCGCGTCGAGCCTCACGCTCGGCGATCGCGCGACCATCTCGAACATGGCGCCCGAATACGGCGCCACGGCCGCGATGTTCTTCATCGACGGCCAGACGCTCGACTATCTGCGCCTCACCGGCCGCAGCGATGAGCAGGTGAAGCTGGTCGAAACCTATGCCAAGGCTGCCGGCCTGTGGGCCGACACGCTGGACGCGGCGCAGTACGAGCGCACGCTGACGTTCGACCTGTCGAGCGTCGTGCGTAACATGGCCGGCCCGTCGAATCCGCACAAGCGGCTGCCGACGTCCGACCTCGCCGCGCGCGGTATCGCGGGCGAATGGAAGGAGCAGCCGGGCCAGATGCCCGACGGCGCGGTGATCATCGCCGCCATCACGAGCTGCACGAACACCAGCAACCCGCGCAACGTGATCGCGGCGGCGCTGCTCGCGCGCAATGCGAACGCGCGCGGCCTCACGCGCAAGCCGTGGGTGAAGAGCTCGCTCGCGCCGGGCTCGAAGGCCGTGGAGCTGTACCTGGAGGAAGCGAACCTGCTGCCCGAGCTCGAGAAACTCGGCTTCGGCATCGTCGCGTTCGCGTGCACGACCTGCAACGGGATGTCCGGTGCGCTCGATCCGAAGATCCAGCAGGAAATCGTCGAGCGCGACCTCTACGCGACGGCCGTGCTGTCCGGCAACCGCAACTTCGACGGCCGCATCCATCCGTATGCGAAGCAGGCGTTCCTCGCCTCGCCGCCGCTCGTCGTCGCATATGCGATCGCCGGCACGATCCGCTTCGACATCGAGCAGGACGTGCTCGGCCACGACCCGGACGGCAAGCCGGTGACCTTGAAGGACATCTGGCCGAGCGACGAGGAAATCGACGCGATCGTCGCGTCGAGCGTGAAGCCCGAGCAGTTCCGCAAGGTCTACGAGCCGATGTTCGCGCGTGCCGGCCACACCGGCAACCGCGCCGCGCCGCTCTACGACTGGCGCGCGCAGAGCACCTACATCCGCCGTCCGCCGTACTGGGAAGGCGCGCTGGCGGGCGAGCGCACGCTGAAGGGCATGCGTCCGCTCGCGGTGCTCGGCGACAACATCACGACCGACCACCTGTCGCCGTCGAACGCGATCCTGCCGGACAGCGCGGCGGGCGAATACCTCGCGAAGATGGGCCTGCCGGAAGAGGACTTCAACTCGTACGCGACGCACCGCGGCGACCACCTCACCGCGCAGCGCGCCACCTTCGCCAATCCCACGCTCATCAACGAAATGGCGGTGGTCGATGGCGAAGTGAAGAAGGGTTCGTTGGCCCGCGTGGAGCCGGAAGGCAAGGTCATGCGCATGTGGGAGGCGATCGAGACGTACATGGACCGCAAGCAGCCGCTGATCGTGATCGCGGGCGCCGACTACGGCCAGGGTTCGTCGCGCGACTGGGCGGCGAAGGGCGTGCGTCTTGCTGGCGTGGAGGCGATCGTGGCCGAAGGCTTCGAGCGCATCCACCGCACCAACCTGATCGGCATGGGCGTGCTGCCGCTGGAATTCAAGCCCGGCACCAACCGCAAGACGCTGGGCATCGATGGCACGGAGACCTTCGACGTGATTGGCGAGCGCACGCCGCGCGCAGACCTCACGCTGGTCATCCATCGCAGGAACGGCGAACGCGTCGAGGTACCGGTGACGTGTCGCCTGGATACCGCGGAAGAAGTGTCGATCTACGAAGCAGGCGGTGTGTTGCAGCGTTTTGCGCAGGACTTCATCGAGGCGTCACAGGCAGCGTGA
- a CDS encoding DUF4442 domain-containing protein, with translation MRASTFRRLMNLWPPFFFNSIRVQHVAEDWSEVKVVLRLRPWNRNYVRTQFGGNLFAMTDPFWMLLAMHQLGNDYYVWDKAGAIEFVAPGREDVYAHFKLDAATVDELRTAAANGQKVLRWFEVDVTTASGEVVARVSKQLYVRLKPKARAESPASP, from the coding sequence ATGCGCGCCTCCACTTTCCGTCGCCTGATGAACCTGTGGCCGCCGTTCTTCTTCAACAGCATCCGGGTGCAGCACGTGGCCGAAGACTGGTCGGAGGTGAAGGTGGTGCTGCGGCTGCGGCCGTGGAACCGCAACTACGTGCGCACGCAATTCGGCGGCAACCTGTTCGCGATGACCGATCCCTTCTGGATGCTGCTGGCGATGCACCAGCTGGGCAACGACTACTACGTGTGGGACAAGGCCGGCGCCATCGAATTCGTGGCGCCGGGACGCGAAGACGTCTATGCGCACTTCAAGCTCGATGCGGCCACTGTCGATGAATTGCGCACCGCGGCCGCCAACGGCCAGAAAGTGCTGCGCTGGTTCGAGGTCGATGTGACGACCGCGAGCGGCGAGGTCGTGGCTCGCGTAAGCAAGCAGTTGTACGTCAGGCTGAAGCCCAAGGCGCGCGCGGAAAGCCCGGCCAGCCCCTGA
- a CDS encoding DUF502 domain-containing protein, with the protein MKRFRVKRYLITGLLTVIPLWVTWVVFKFVLSLLAGIGAPLVTTLLGSFSPRSPKAEAALNSDAALFVLALLLTLLVLYVIGWLANRVIGQRLIDGFDALLARIPLVQTIYGGTKKLMAVLQQKPSGVQRVVLIDFPRKGMKVVGFVTRLMTEEGTGREMAAVYIPTTPNPTGGYLEVVAVDELTPTDWTMDQAMAFIISGGAVAPDTLPAPPSSLRDEHQGNA; encoded by the coding sequence ATGAAGCGCTTTCGCGTCAAACGCTATCTGATCACCGGCTTGCTCACCGTCATTCCGCTGTGGGTGACGTGGGTGGTGTTCAAGTTCGTGCTGAGCCTGCTTGCAGGCATTGGCGCGCCATTGGTCACGACCTTGCTCGGATCGTTTTCGCCGCGCTCGCCCAAGGCAGAGGCCGCGCTCAACAGCGATGCCGCTCTCTTCGTACTGGCGCTGTTGCTGACGCTGCTCGTGCTCTACGTGATCGGCTGGCTCGCCAATCGCGTGATCGGCCAGCGCCTGATCGATGGGTTCGATGCACTGCTGGCGCGCATTCCGTTGGTGCAGACCATCTATGGCGGCACCAAGAAATTGATGGCCGTGCTTCAGCAGAAGCCGTCAGGCGTGCAGCGCGTGGTGCTGATCGATTTTCCCCGCAAGGGCATGAAGGTGGTCGGCTTCGTGACGCGCCTGATGACCGAAGAAGGCACCGGTCGCGAGATGGCGGCCGTCTATATCCCGACCACGCCCAACCCGACGGGCGGCTATCTCGAAGTGGTGGCCGTGGACGAACTGACACCGACGGACTGGACCATGGACCAGGCCATGGCGTTCATCATCTCCGGTGGCGCCGTGGCTCCGGATACGTTGCCGGCGCCGCCTTCGTCGCTGCGTGACGAACACCAGGGCAATGCGTAA